Proteins from a single region of Flaviflexus salsibiostraticola:
- a CDS encoding succinate dehydrogenase/fumarate reductase iron-sulfur subunit, with protein sequence MRLTVRVWRQATPTGAGRFETHSVEGLEPSMSVLELLDKMNHDIALEGGEPVVFESDCREGICGACGIVVNGRPHGPIKRTPACHQRLSSFADGSTVTIEPFRSGAYPVIGDLMVERAGLTEIMQAGGHVQVAAGTAPEADQDRITYSEAEEALDFAACIGCGACVAACPNGSANLFLGAKLAHLAKLPIPAAERGSRAAAMVEEADRIFGPCSLHGECAEVCPAGIPLVAVSWVNRERLRRGVLGRDS encoded by the coding sequence ATGAGGCTGACAGTTCGCGTATGGCGCCAGGCGACACCGACGGGCGCCGGCCGCTTTGAGACGCACAGCGTCGAGGGCCTGGAGCCGTCGATGTCTGTCCTCGAGCTGCTCGACAAGATGAACCACGACATCGCACTCGAGGGCGGGGAACCGGTCGTCTTCGAGTCCGACTGCCGCGAGGGTATCTGCGGTGCCTGCGGCATCGTCGTCAACGGCCGGCCCCATGGGCCGATCAAACGCACCCCCGCCTGCCACCAGCGACTCAGCTCCTTCGCCGATGGCTCGACAGTGACGATCGAACCGTTCCGTTCCGGTGCCTACCCGGTCATCGGCGACCTCATGGTCGAACGGGCGGGCTTGACGGAGATCATGCAGGCGGGCGGGCACGTCCAGGTCGCCGCGGGCACCGCGCCGGAGGCGGACCAGGATCGCATCACCTACAGCGAGGCGGAGGAGGCGCTCGACTTCGCCGCCTGCATCGGATGCGGGGCGTGCGTGGCCGCCTGCCCGAACGGCTCGGCGAATCTCTTCCTCGGGGCGAAGCTCGCACACCTGGCGAAGCTGCCCATCCCCGCCGCCGAGCGTGGATCCCGCGCTGCGGCGATGGTCGAAGAGGCGGACCGGATCTTCGGGCCGTGCTCGCTTCACGGCGAGTGCGCGGAGGTCTGCCCCGCGGGCATCCCCCTCGTCGCGGTGTCCTGGGTCAACCGGGAACGGTTGAGGAGGGGCGTCCTCGGCCGCGACTCCTGA
- a CDS encoding ABC transporter permease: MSARTADTTSDLTGLGFILRFYLRLDRTRIIIWTLSFFAIIYLSVIALVESYPTQAALDARASLMTNPAAIMMTGPAFSLDNYTFGAMLSNELSLWTFIPAAIMSILLVVRHTRQEEETGRAEVLRSLPVGRHAPLTAALLAVAVANLAVGSATALALATSGQPIADSLAFGTATGLTGLVFAAIALLTAQLTEHSRSATGMALGALGIAAVIRGIGDVIEPQGSWLSWFSPIAWAQQMKLFVDLRWWPMLLSAALIALLVVAAAALSQRRDLGAGVFHSRPGPATAARPLLTPLGLASRMQSGMFMAWTIGLSLFAVAFGSLATELDSFLEDNPDISQWVPISADDLTLSFASVILMYLALGPVILIVSTILQMVGEERLGRVDGMLATGASRSTLLGAWSAVAAVWSAAATVILGFGAGLGLAVASGDMSWIMRMFTASAAFLPAVAVSGVLAIALYGLSPRLSPVAWVFIAFVTLEAFLGDLLKLPQWLRNLSPLNQTPLVPFEDVQAQPLLIMAGIAAALLALGFVAFRRRDLAVM; encoded by the coding sequence ATGAGTGCGCGGACCGCCGACACGACGTCCGACCTGACCGGCCTCGGCTTCATCCTCCGGTTCTATCTGCGCCTCGACAGAACGCGGATCATCATCTGGACGCTCTCGTTCTTCGCGATCATCTACCTGTCGGTCATCGCCCTCGTCGAGTCGTACCCGACTCAGGCGGCGCTGGATGCGCGAGCGAGCCTCATGACGAACCCGGCCGCGATCATGATGACCGGCCCAGCCTTCTCACTCGACAACTACACCTTCGGGGCGATGCTGTCGAACGAGCTCTCGCTGTGGACCTTCATCCCCGCAGCGATCATGAGCATCCTCCTTGTCGTCCGCCACACGCGCCAGGAGGAGGAGACCGGCCGAGCCGAGGTCCTCCGCTCCCTGCCGGTCGGCCGACACGCTCCGCTCACCGCCGCGCTTCTCGCCGTCGCCGTCGCCAATCTCGCAGTCGGCTCGGCGACAGCGCTCGCGCTCGCAACATCGGGCCAGCCGATCGCCGACTCCCTCGCCTTCGGAACCGCCACCGGCCTGACCGGCCTCGTCTTCGCAGCGATCGCCCTCCTCACGGCCCAGCTGACCGAGCACAGCAGGTCGGCCACGGGCATGGCTCTCGGCGCCCTCGGAATCGCCGCCGTCATCCGCGGCATCGGCGACGTGATCGAACCGCAGGGCTCCTGGCTGTCGTGGTTCTCCCCGATCGCCTGGGCTCAGCAGATGAAGCTGTTCGTCGACCTGCGCTGGTGGCCGATGCTCCTCTCGGCAGCGCTGATCGCACTCCTCGTCGTCGCCGCCGCAGCGCTCAGCCAGCGCCGCGACCTCGGCGCGGGCGTCTTCCACTCGAGGCCGGGACCGGCCACTGCTGCTCGACCCCTTCTCACGCCGCTTGGGCTGGCCAGCCGGATGCAGTCCGGCATGTTCATGGCATGGACCATCGGGCTGTCGCTCTTTGCCGTCGCCTTCGGCAGCCTTGCAACGGAACTCGATTCCTTCCTCGAGGACAACCCGGACATCTCCCAGTGGGTGCCGATCTCCGCCGATGACCTCACGCTGTCGTTCGCGTCCGTCATCCTCATGTATCTCGCCCTCGGGCCCGTCATCCTCATCGTCTCGACAATCCTCCAGATGGTCGGCGAGGAGCGCCTCGGCCGCGTCGATGGCATGCTCGCGACCGGGGCCTCCCGGTCAACCCTCCTCGGAGCGTGGTCGGCGGTCGCTGCCGTCTGGTCGGCAGCGGCGACGGTCATCCTCGGATTCGGAGCGGGCCTCGGCCTCGCCGTGGCCTCGGGCGATATGTCGTGGATCATGCGCATGTTCACGGCATCCGCCGCGTTCCTGCCCGCCGTCGCGGTATCCGGGGTCCTCGCTATCGCCCTGTACGGCCTCAGTCCCCGCCTGTCGCCTGTCGCGTGGGTGTTCATCGCCTTCGTCACGCTCGAGGCGTTCCTCGGGGACCTTCTCAAGCTTCCCCAGTGGCTGCGGAACCTCTCGCCCCTCAACCAAACCCCGCTCGTCCCGTTCGAGGATGTCCAGGCCCAGCCGCTGCTCATTATGGCTGGGATCGCTGCAGCGCTCCTTGCCCTCGGCTTCGTCGCGTTCAGGCGCCGCGACCTCGCCGTCATGTGA
- a CDS encoding ABC transporter ATP-binding protein, which yields MGEPAVSVSNLVRTFGTTRALDGLSLEVQPGEVKGFLGPNGSGKSTTIRILLGLLRHDEGEVRVLGMDPWADSVAIHRRIAYVAGETALWPSLTGGEAIDILTRHHRSPAQRRRREELIERFELDPTKKTRAYSKGNRQKVALVAALASDAELLLLDEPTAGLDPLMEAIFMDEIRSLTSQGRTVLLSSHILAEVEKLCDSVTIIRAGRDVQSGPLEELRHLTRSTVRATVGRDASGLSAIPEIHNLRIDGSRVSFDIDDHAVASILSTLAELEVVNVRISPPSLEEMFLRHYGDIIEDDQ from the coding sequence ATGGGCGAGCCTGCAGTCTCTGTATCCAATCTGGTCCGAACGTTCGGTACCACCCGTGCCCTCGACGGGCTGTCGCTCGAGGTTCAGCCGGGCGAGGTGAAAGGTTTCCTCGGGCCGAACGGCTCCGGCAAGTCGACAACGATCCGCATTCTCCTCGGACTCCTCCGACACGATGAGGGCGAGGTGCGCGTGCTCGGCATGGACCCCTGGGCGGATTCCGTCGCGATCCATCGACGCATTGCCTACGTGGCGGGCGAGACCGCGCTGTGGCCGAGCCTGACAGGCGGCGAGGCCATCGACATTCTCACCCGTCATCACCGCTCCCCCGCCCAGAGGAGGCGCAGGGAGGAGCTGATCGAGCGGTTCGAGCTGGACCCGACCAAGAAGACCCGAGCGTATTCAAAGGGCAATCGCCAGAAGGTGGCACTCGTGGCAGCACTTGCCTCGGATGCGGAACTGCTTCTCCTCGATGAGCCGACGGCTGGCCTGGACCCCCTCATGGAGGCGATCTTCATGGATGAGATCCGGAGCCTGACGAGCCAGGGACGAACCGTCCTCCTCTCGAGCCATATCCTCGCCGAGGTCGAGAAGCTGTGTGATTCGGTCACGATCATTCGCGCGGGCCGGGACGTCCAGAGCGGACCACTCGAGGAGCTCCGCCACCTCACCCGCTCCACCGTCCGGGCAACGGTCGGCCGCGACGCGTCCGGCCTCTCCGCCATCCCCGAGATCCATAATCTGCGCATCGACGGAAGCAGAGTCTCGTTCGACATCGATGACCACGCCGTCGCCTCGATCCTCTCAACGCTCGCCGAGCTCGAGGTTGTCAACGTCCGTATCAGCCCGCCATCGCTGGAGGAGATGTTTCTTCGCCACTATGGCGACATCATCGAGGACGACCAATGA
- a CDS encoding MMPL family transporter, whose product MSTSKGGIVKRTRSTIARIIILLIWLAVGAVGGQAQGQLSSVQENDQALYLPESAESTLVAERVGEFSDSQSLPVFVVFETADGSPLTQEQIVGLNARAQSIAQAPMADGTVLGDYLDSPMSAFVPAENGSAGMWPIALDAAQLKDFDESGEQIQSTTIEAIRAYAAEAVDDLGNLETSTTGPGALVADLGNAFDGIDLFLLLVAVVLVFIILIIVYRSFVLPIVVLLTAIFALSGAGLVVYYLAKAEVVLLSAQTQGILSILVIGATTDYCLLIIARYREELGLNESPFDAMKKAIAATWEPVFASAATVSAGLLCLLLSDLRVTTSLGPVAVIGIIFCVLAAMTLLPALLLLPGRRARSIFWPAKVGSPSSGDTYEKSVDSGWWARSARFVARNDRRVWVSTSVVLLAFVAFVPTFEAKGLSVADTIVGETEAEAGLETLYEIFPQTAGAQPVNILAPEDGADEVVTAVQGVDGVISAEVTTNDEGPIVRDGQVLIAATTAAPSEDLAAQETVGDIRDAVDGMDAFVGGDAATRLDTQRTGTSDLIKVVPATLLVVGLMLMVLLRSITAPLLVLAANVLSFGATMGLAAILFNHVLGWPGSDSSVPLYAFIFLVALSIDYTIFLMTRTREEALRHGTRRGVIKGVAVTGGVITSAGIVLAATFAALMVIPLLFMIQLAIIVALGILIDTFVVRTLLIPGLVHDIGNRVWWPWQDRMVQPEDSEEPAAIGS is encoded by the coding sequence GTGAGCACATCGAAAGGCGGCATCGTGAAGCGGACCAGGTCCACAATTGCGCGCATCATCATCCTTCTCATCTGGCTCGCCGTCGGCGCAGTCGGCGGCCAGGCCCAGGGCCAGCTGTCCTCGGTGCAGGAGAACGATCAAGCGCTTTATCTGCCGGAGTCGGCTGAATCGACACTCGTCGCGGAGAGGGTCGGGGAGTTCAGCGATTCGCAGTCTCTGCCGGTCTTCGTCGTGTTCGAAACGGCCGATGGCTCTCCGCTCACCCAAGAGCAGATTGTCGGACTCAACGCCCGGGCGCAGAGTATCGCGCAGGCGCCGATGGCGGACGGGACGGTGCTCGGCGACTATCTCGACAGCCCGATGTCTGCCTTTGTGCCTGCGGAGAATGGCTCGGCCGGCATGTGGCCGATCGCGCTGGACGCCGCGCAGCTCAAAGACTTCGACGAGTCCGGTGAGCAGATCCAGTCGACAACGATCGAGGCGATCAGGGCCTACGCTGCCGAGGCGGTTGACGATCTCGGCAATCTTGAGACGTCGACGACCGGCCCCGGCGCGCTTGTCGCCGACCTCGGAAACGCATTCGACGGCATCGACCTGTTCCTCCTGCTCGTCGCGGTTGTCCTCGTCTTCATCATCCTCATCATCGTCTACCGCTCCTTCGTCCTGCCGATCGTCGTCCTGTTGACAGCGATCTTCGCGCTGAGCGGCGCCGGACTCGTCGTCTATTACCTCGCCAAGGCTGAGGTGGTCCTGCTGTCCGCCCAGACGCAGGGCATCCTCTCGATCCTCGTCATCGGCGCGACGACCGACTACTGCCTCCTCATCATCGCCCGGTACCGCGAGGAGCTCGGACTCAACGAGTCCCCATTTGACGCGATGAAGAAGGCGATCGCGGCGACATGGGAACCGGTGTTCGCCTCGGCTGCGACGGTGTCCGCCGGGCTCCTGTGCCTCCTGCTCTCCGATCTGCGCGTAACGACCTCGCTCGGCCCCGTCGCCGTCATCGGCATCATTTTCTGTGTGCTCGCTGCCATGACTCTCCTCCCAGCGCTTCTCCTGCTGCCGGGCAGGCGAGCCCGGTCGATCTTCTGGCCCGCCAAGGTCGGCAGCCCCAGCAGCGGTGACACGTATGAGAAGAGCGTCGACAGCGGCTGGTGGGCGCGTTCGGCCCGGTTCGTCGCTCGGAATGATCGCCGGGTGTGGGTCTCGACGTCGGTCGTCCTTCTCGCCTTCGTCGCCTTCGTCCCGACCTTTGAGGCGAAGGGCCTGTCGGTTGCGGACACGATCGTCGGCGAGACCGAGGCAGAGGCCGGACTCGAGACCCTCTACGAGATCTTCCCGCAGACGGCCGGTGCCCAGCCCGTCAACATCCTGGCACCCGAGGACGGGGCCGACGAGGTCGTCACCGCCGTGCAGGGAGTCGATGGCGTCATCTCGGCCGAGGTGACGACGAACGACGAGGGTCCCATTGTGCGCGATGGTCAGGTCCTCATCGCCGCCACCACCGCCGCACCGTCCGAGGATCTGGCGGCACAGGAGACAGTCGGCGACATTCGGGATGCCGTGGACGGAATGGATGCCTTCGTGGGGGGCGATGCGGCGACACGTCTCGACACTCAGCGGACCGGGACATCGGACCTCATCAAGGTCGTTCCCGCCACTCTTCTCGTTGTCGGACTCATGCTCATGGTCCTGCTTCGGTCGATTACGGCGCCGCTGCTTGTGCTGGCCGCCAACGTGCTCTCCTTCGGCGCGACGATGGGACTCGCGGCAATCCTCTTCAATCACGTCCTGGGCTGGCCGGGTTCGGACTCATCCGTGCCGCTCTATGCCTTCATCTTCCTCGTGGCGCTGTCCATCGACTACACGATCTTCCTCATGACGAGGACGCGGGAGGAGGCGCTCCGGCATGGCACGCGCCGCGGCGTCATCAAGGGCGTGGCGGTGACGGGCGGTGTCATCACGTCGGCCGGCATCGTCCTCGCCGCGACGTTCGCCGCCCTCATGGTGATCCCGCTGCTCTTCATGATCCAGCTCGCCATCATCGTTGCCCTCGGCATCCTCATTGACACCTTCGTGGTCCGCACCCTCCTCATTCCGGGACTTGTCCACGACATCGGCAACCGTGTGTGGTGGCCCTGGCAGGACAGGATGGTTCAGCCGGAGGACAGTGAAGAGCCGGCAGCGATCGGCTCCTGA
- a CDS encoding class I SAM-dependent methyltransferase has protein sequence MSTPETNVWTAVTARNPDHSANYAERWRNLERMGRDIHGEARLVDAMVERGARILDAGCGTGRVGGYLARRGHQVVGVDLDPYLIDVARTDHPLAQWHVGNLAEFTLDGAEFDHIVSAGNVMTFLAGSERIPALRRLGEHLAPGGRMTIGFGAGRGYEFAQFEDDLAEAGLAMQSRFSSWQLDPPSEDFLIAVIIAR, from the coding sequence ATGAGCACCCCCGAGACGAACGTCTGGACAGCCGTGACGGCCCGCAATCCCGACCACTCCGCGAACTACGCTGAGCGCTGGAGGAATCTGGAGCGGATGGGTCGCGACATCCACGGCGAGGCACGGCTCGTCGACGCCATGGTCGAACGGGGCGCTCGAATCCTCGACGCCGGGTGCGGGACTGGGCGCGTCGGCGGGTACCTTGCACGCCGCGGACATCAGGTCGTCGGCGTCGACCTTGACCCCTACCTCATCGACGTCGCCCGCACCGACCATCCGCTCGCCCAGTGGCACGTCGGCAACCTCGCCGAGTTCACGCTGGATGGTGCCGAATTCGATCACATCGTCTCTGCCGGAAACGTCATGACGTTCCTCGCGGGAAGCGAGAGAATCCCCGCCCTGCGCAGGCTCGGCGAGCACCTCGCGCCCGGGGGCAGGATGACCATCGGATTCGGAGCGGGACGCGGGTACGAATTCGCGCAGTTCGAGGACGATCTGGCCGAGGCTGGCCTTGCCATGCAATCGAGGTTCTCGAGCTGGCAGCTCGACCCGCCGTCAGAGGACTTCCTCATCGCCGTCATCATCGCCCGCTGA
- a CDS encoding OsmC family peroxiredoxin: MAIASRTATTRWEGDLPSGRGTLGKTSSGVLDDQVVTWGSRTRAPEGKSSPEELIAAAHSSCFAMAFTNRVSEDGVTPSSVEVTAEVTLDEVGGEPTIVSSAISLRARIEGIDEDAFRAAVDDAAAGCPVSRLLAAADITVDAELV; encoded by the coding sequence ATGGCTATCGCATCTCGCACAGCAACAACCCGGTGGGAGGGGGATCTCCCCTCCGGCCGAGGCACGCTGGGAAAGACCAGTTCTGGCGTTCTCGACGACCAGGTGGTGACCTGGGGATCGCGCACGAGGGCACCCGAGGGCAAGTCCAGCCCCGAGGAGCTCATCGCGGCCGCCCACTCCTCCTGTTTCGCCATGGCGTTCACCAACCGCGTGAGCGAGGACGGTGTCACGCCCTCGAGCGTCGAGGTGACCGCCGAGGTGACGCTCGACGAGGTCGGTGGCGAGCCCACGATCGTCTCCTCGGCGATCTCCCTGCGGGCCCGGATCGAGGGAATCGATGAGGACGCCTTCCGGGCGGCGGTCGACGATGCGGCCGCCGGCTGTCCAGTGTCGCGGCTCCTCGCAGCCGCCGACATCACAGTCGACGCCGAGCTCGTCTGA
- a CDS encoding IS1249 family transposase, which produces MGNPSCGLCGRVMIRHGKTASGRQRFRCKACSATGTRRLDTRARDFAAFLRFVTGTGTYLDLPGGGRQARRRFAPFWSLWPLSPLVDEVHPVVFVDAIYLHRRAAILIACTPTHVVGWYVARTERTDAWAALFSRIAAPDVVVCDGGSGIVSALAQQWPTTHVQRCTFHAFSVVKRYTTSRPRTQAGVELYELARGLLAIRTREESLAWLVELTAWNARWKGFLAQKTRLPDGSYVNTHDRLVRAKNSLNTLARRGTLFTYLREDLAGLDVPATTNRIEGLNSRIRDLLRHHRGMGLTHQIKSVCWWLYARTEYPLTPAQILTATPTDQQITALFTAADHRAHAQHEINRWGTAVNWTDLHHSSPFQQDY; this is translated from the coding sequence ATGGGCAATCCTTCATGCGGCTTGTGCGGCCGGGTCATGATCCGTCACGGCAAAACCGCCTCAGGCCGACAACGTTTCCGATGCAAGGCCTGCTCGGCCACAGGCACAAGACGACTCGACACGCGGGCCCGTGATTTCGCTGCGTTCTTGAGGTTTGTCACCGGCACGGGCACCTACCTCGACCTGCCCGGAGGTGGACGGCAGGCCCGACGACGATTCGCCCCGTTCTGGAGCCTGTGGCCGTTATCGCCACTGGTGGACGAGGTTCACCCGGTCGTGTTCGTGGACGCGATCTATCTGCACCGGCGGGCCGCGATCCTGATCGCGTGCACGCCCACGCACGTAGTGGGCTGGTACGTGGCCCGCACCGAGCGCACGGACGCGTGGGCGGCACTGTTCTCCCGGATTGCCGCCCCTGATGTGGTCGTGTGCGACGGGGGCAGCGGCATTGTCTCGGCCCTTGCCCAGCAGTGGCCCACCACCCACGTTCAGCGCTGCACGTTCCACGCGTTCAGCGTGGTCAAGCGCTACACCACCAGCCGGCCGCGTACCCAGGCCGGAGTGGAGCTCTATGAGCTCGCCAGGGGCCTGTTGGCGATCCGCACCCGCGAGGAATCCCTGGCCTGGCTGGTCGAGCTCACGGCGTGGAACGCCCGGTGGAAGGGCTTCCTCGCGCAGAAGACGCGTCTGCCCGACGGCAGCTATGTCAACACCCATGACCGGCTCGTGCGAGCGAAGAACTCGCTGAACACTCTCGCCCGGCGTGGCACCCTGTTCACCTACCTGCGCGAGGACCTCGCGGGCCTGGATGTGCCCGCGACGACGAATCGGATCGAAGGGCTCAACAGTCGTATCCGTGACCTGCTGCGCCACCACCGCGGAATGGGACTGACCCACCAGATCAAGTCCGTGTGCTGGTGGCTGTACGCACGCACCGAATATCCCTTGACGCCAGCGCAGATCCTTACCGCCACGCCAACCGATCAGCAGATCACTGCGCTGTTCACCGCCGCAGATCACCGAGCCCATGCCCAACACGAGATCAACCGGTGGGGCACTGCCGTCAACTGGACCGACCTCCACCACAGCAGCCCCTTCCAACAGGACTACTGA
- the def gene encoding peptide deformylase, with amino-acid sequence MANREIRVIGDPVLRTVCDEITVITPQVVSLVEDLLETVDEEGRAGLAANQIGVSLRAFSWNLEDKGIGYILNPTIVDLSEDEYQDDEEGCLSIPGHFFPTKRSWYAKAVGIDLDGNEVVLEGEEITARLIQHEVDHLDGHLYIDRLDRAARKKALRAIRDL; translated from the coding sequence ATGGCTAACCGTGAAATTCGAGTGATCGGCGATCCCGTCCTGCGCACCGTCTGCGACGAGATCACCGTCATCACACCCCAGGTCGTCTCGCTGGTCGAGGATCTCCTTGAAACCGTCGATGAAGAGGGTCGGGCGGGACTTGCCGCCAACCAGATCGGCGTCTCCCTTCGAGCGTTCTCGTGGAATCTCGAGGATAAGGGAATCGGCTACATCCTCAACCCGACGATCGTCGACCTGTCCGAGGACGAGTACCAGGACGATGAGGAGGGCTGCCTGTCGATTCCCGGCCACTTCTTCCCGACGAAGCGCTCGTGGTACGCGAAGGCGGTCGGCATTGATCTGGACGGCAACGAGGTCGTCCTCGAGGGCGAGGAGATCACGGCTCGTCTCATTCAGCACGAGGTGGACCATCTCGATGGTCACCTCTACATCGACCGCCTCGACCGAGCGGCTCGCAAGAAGGCACTGAGAGCGATACGAGACCTATGA
- a CDS encoding TIGR01777 family oxidoreductase has product MRVLISGASGFIGTALVDAAREDGMAVVRIVRSKPEPGDIVFDPARGDIDHRELAGADAVVCLNGAGLFSKPWTASYKETLLRSRITSVRTFTDAFERLPEDERPTHFITGSAVGYYGADRGDELLTEASGPGDDFLARVCVAWEEAGERAVDLGIRHSALRTGLVMDGSGGMLGLLKHAYRLGLGAKLGDGSQYMSTISLADHVRATLHVIRNSVDGPVNLTGPHPVTNREWNRLLARHVNRPAFLTVPRFAMKLALGDFAEQAALASQNAYPARLESTGFEFTARTAEEIFAQALPRS; this is encoded by the coding sequence ATGAGAGTCCTCATCTCCGGAGCATCCGGCTTCATCGGAACCGCACTCGTCGACGCCGCCCGCGAGGACGGCATGGCGGTCGTCAGGATTGTCCGCTCGAAGCCGGAGCCCGGAGACATCGTCTTCGATCCCGCAAGGGGCGACATCGACCACCGAGAGCTGGCGGGAGCGGATGCCGTCGTCTGTCTCAACGGGGCGGGCCTCTTCTCGAAGCCGTGGACAGCCTCCTATAAGGAGACGCTCCTGCGGTCGCGGATCACCTCGGTGCGCACGTTCACGGACGCGTTCGAGCGTCTACCGGAGGACGAACGGCCGACGCACTTCATCACCGGCTCCGCCGTCGGCTACTACGGCGCCGACCGGGGCGATGAGCTGCTGACCGAAGCGTCCGGACCGGGCGATGATTTCCTCGCACGAGTCTGTGTCGCCTGGGAGGAGGCCGGCGAGCGGGCCGTGGATCTCGGGATCCGCCACTCTGCGCTGCGGACGGGGCTGGTCATGGACGGATCGGGCGGCATGCTCGGCCTTCTCAAGCACGCCTACCGGCTCGGACTGGGCGCAAAGCTCGGTGACGGCAGTCAGTACATGTCGACAATCTCGCTGGCGGATCACGTCCGCGCAACCCTCCATGTCATCAGGAACAGCGTCGACGGCCCGGTCAACCTCACGGGGCCGCACCCCGTGACGAACCGGGAATGGAACAGGCTGCTCGCGAGGCACGTCAATCGACCGGCCTTCCTCACTGTCCCTCGCTTCGCAATGAAGCTCGCCCTCGGTGACTTCGCCGAGCAGGCGGCACTCGCCTCGCAGAACGCCTACCCGGCAAGACTCGAGTCGACCGGGTTCGAGTTCACGGCACGCACCGCGGAGGAGATCTTCGCACAGGCGCTGCCGCGCTCCTGA
- a CDS encoding DUF3145 domain-containing protein, which produces MTAQRATRGVIFIHSVTPALEPHVEWALSGVLGYQVSIEWIDQPADPLYHRGEYSWTGEIGMGAMLASALNGWEHLRYEITEEATPQTEGGRWSHTPGLGIFYAQTDLVGNIVVPENRIRAALEHADSDPGEMRRLLNLALGQAWDDELEPFRYAGAGAPVRWLHRVG; this is translated from the coding sequence ATGACAGCACAGCGCGCCACTCGTGGCGTCATTTTCATACATTCTGTTACGCCCGCCCTCGAACCGCATGTGGAGTGGGCGCTTTCTGGTGTGCTCGGCTACCAGGTGTCGATCGAGTGGATCGACCAGCCCGCCGACCCTCTCTACCACCGTGGCGAGTACTCGTGGACGGGCGAGATCGGCATGGGCGCCATGCTCGCCTCGGCCCTCAACGGCTGGGAGCATCTGCGCTACGAGATCACCGAGGAGGCGACCCCGCAGACCGAAGGCGGTCGCTGGTCGCACACGCCGGGACTTGGAATCTTCTACGCTCAGACCGACCTCGTCGGCAACATCGTCGTACCCGAGAACCGTATTCGCGCGGCCCTAGAACACGCCGACTCAGATCCGGGTGAGATGAGGCGGCTCCTGAACCTCGCACTGGGGCAGGCCTGGGATGACGAACTCGAGCCGTTCCGCTACGCCGGGGCTGGTGCCCCCGTGCGCTGGCTCCACCGCGTCGGCTGA
- a CDS encoding acyl carrier protein, which translates to MSIETAREILAGLAPEISPDEVTADADLVDDLRLDPLTRYALAFALERALTIQIPDSRVAQARTIADLLEDSAS; encoded by the coding sequence ATGTCGATTGAAACTGCGCGGGAGATTCTTGCTGGACTTGCACCCGAAATCAGCCCGGATGAGGTGACGGCGGACGCCGATCTCGTCGATGATCTGAGGCTGGATCCGCTCACCCGCTACGCGCTCGCGTTCGCCCTTGAGCGCGCCCTCACAATCCAGATCCCTGATTCTCGAGTTGCGCAGGCGCGGACGATCGCCGACCTTCTCGAGGATTCAGCCAGTTGA
- a CDS encoding L-threonylcarbamoyladenylate synthase — MARYVEIHPENPQSRLISMVADRLRSGEVIAFPTDSGYAIGCRLGNKEGLDRIRAIRRVSAKHHFTMLCSDFAQLGQFVIVGNAQFRLIKQLTPGPYTFILKGTKEVPRMTLHPKKNTVGVRIPDHAITQALLAELGEPLLSSTLILPDEEEPMTDGWDVNETLGHALDIVIEGPVGTEGATTVVDMSDGFAEVARVGAGSTEMFE, encoded by the coding sequence GTGGCACGGTACGTTGAGATCCATCCCGAGAATCCTCAGTCCCGACTCATCAGTATGGTCGCCGACCGTCTCCGGTCGGGGGAGGTGATCGCCTTCCCGACGGATTCGGGCTATGCGATCGGATGCCGCCTCGGCAACAAGGAGGGCCTCGACCGGATCCGCGCGATTCGACGCGTGAGCGCCAAGCATCATTTCACGATGCTCTGCTCCGACTTCGCACAGCTCGGTCAGTTCGTCATCGTCGGCAACGCCCAGTTCCGCCTCATCAAGCAGCTGACCCCGGGCCCCTACACCTTCATCCTCAAGGGCACGAAAGAGGTGCCCCGCATGACTCTCCACCCGAAGAAGAACACGGTCGGCGTGAGGATCCCCGACCACGCGATCACCCAGGCCCTCCTCGCCGAACTCGGGGAGCCCCTGCTCTCCTCCACGCTCATCCTCCCCGATGAGGAGGAGCCGATGACCGATGGGTGGGACGTGAACGAGACGCTCGGCCATGCGCTCGACATTGTCATCGAAGGTCCCGTCGGCACCGAGGGTGCGACGACTGTCGTCGACATGTCCGACGGTTTCGCCGAGGTCGCCCGTGTCGGCGCCGGAAGCACGGAGATGTTCGAGTGA